The stretch of DNA CATTCTCGGTACTGTATCAGAAAGTGAGCAAGAGGTAGCTCTCTCTGCATTGATCAAACTAAGCTCAGGAAATACTCCAAATACAGCCCTTCTGATTGATGTAGAAGGAAGTCTGCTGGAAAACGTGATCAAAATCTTATCATCTACTTCTGCTTCAGAGGAGTTAAAGATCAATGCTGCCAGACTTTGTTCTGTTGTTTTCTTGAATAAAAACATCAGAACAAGTCCATCCGCCTCCGGTTGCATGAAGCCTTTAATAACACTGATGCAGTCTGAAAGAAGTGCAGCAGTTGAAGCAGCAGTTTGTGCTATTAAGATATTATTGGATGACGAGCAACATTTAGAACTAGCAGCCGCACATAACATTCAGGAGCTTTTTGTTGGCTTGGTTTCCGAAAGAAATCACAGGATTATCGAGGCTAGCTTATCAGCTCTCATTAAGCTGGGGAAAGACAGAGTACCACGCAAGTTGGACATGGTGGAAGCTGGAATAATTGAGCGATGTCTTGAGCTGCTACCTGGAGCCTCAAGTTCATTATGTTCCTCTGTTGCGGAGCTGTTTCGCATTTTAACAAATAGTGGAGTTATCGCGAGAAGACCAGATGTTGCAAAAACTGTAGAGCCTCTATTCACGGTCTTGCTCCGGTCAGACTTGACCTTATGGGGGCAACATAGTGCCCTACAAGCACTTGTAAACATATTGGAAAAACAGCAAAGCCTTGAAGCTTTTAGTTTTACACCCAGTGAAGCTATCGTGCCTCTGATTTCCTTTTTAGAATCTTCATCCCAAGCTATCCAGCAGCTTGGAGCAGAACTGCTGAGCCATTTTCTTACAATGGAAGATTTCCAGCAAGACATCACAACACAGAGTGCTGTTCTTCCTCTGGTCCGGCTTGCAGGAATTGGAATACTGAGCCTGCAGGAAACTGCGATAAAGGCATTGGAGAAGATATCTGCTAGCTGGCCTAAGGCTGTTCTTGATGCTGGAGGTATTTTTGAGCTATCCAAGGTTATTCTTCAGGAAGATCCTCAGCCCCCTCTTGACTTATGGGAGTCAGCTGCTTTTGTTCTTTCCAATATTCTGCAGTATGATGTAGAATGCTTTTTCAGAGTTGAACTTCCAGTGTTGGTAAAATTGTTGTTCTCAACAATTGAAAGCACAGTTTTACTGGCTCTAAAAGCATTGATGCTTCATGAGAAAAACGATGCTTCAAGCACAGTACAAATGGCAGAGTGTGGTGCAATCGATGCATTGCTGGACCTCCTGAGATCTCATCAATGCGAGGAAGAATCGGGAAGCTTACTTGAAGTAATATTTAACAACCCGAGAGTAAGAGAGTTGAAGTTATGCAAATATGCAATAGCACCACTATCTCAATATCTGTTGGACCCTCAGACAAGATCAGAACCTGGTAGGCTTCTTGCTGCTCTGGCACTTGGGGATCTTTCTCAGCATGAAGGGCTTTCTAGATCCAGTGGTTCTGTATCCGCTTGTCGGGCACTCATTAGCGTGCTAGAGGAACAACCAACAGAAGAAATGAAAGTGGTGGCCATCTGTGCGTTGCAGAATTTTGTGATGAATAGTCGAACGAATAGAAGAGCTGTTGCAGAGGCTGGTGGCGTATTGTTAATTCAGGAGCTCCTGCTTTCGTGCAATGCAGAAGTTTCTGGGCAGGCTGCACTGATggtcaaatttttattttccaaccaCACACTCCAAGAATATGTCTCGAATGAACTTATACGATCACTAACAGGTACTTTGTCAATTTAAGTTATAGTAATCCTATATCCCGGTCACTCTAGCATTAAACTGCTGGTCCTCAGGACTCGACACTTTTTATATTCtgataaatttgttttgttcttatctTTAACTGTTTGACATCTCATGATTGTGAACAGCTGCACTTGAGAGAGGCTTGTGGTCTACATCAACTATAAATATCGAAGTTTTGAGAACCTTAAATGTGATTTTCTCCAATTTTCCTAAGCTCCGTGCCTCAGAAGCTGCTACTTTCTGCATCCCTCATTTGGTAGGGGCGCTCAAATCTGGCGTTGAAGACGTCCAGGGATTGGTATTGGATATTCTTTACTTGCTAAGGCACTCCTGGACGAATATGTCTATAGATGTTGCAAAGTCTCAAGCCATGATTGCAGCTGAAGCAATTCCCGTCCTGCAAATGCTGATGAAAACATGCCCTCCTAGGTTCCACGACAAGGCAGACAGCTTATTGCACTGCTTACCAGGTTGTTTAACAGTGAACGTCATGCGTGCCAATAACTTAAAGCAGTCCATGGCAACCACAAACGCCTTTTGTCAATTAACAATAGGAAACTGCCCTCCACGGCAAACTAAGGTAAAGCAAATCCATCCATGAGAGAATATTCTCACTCCCAccattgccaaaaaaaattatcgtaTCATTGGGCTTGTCTCTTTTTCTGTAGGTCGTGAGCCATAGCACTACTCCTGAATGGAAAGAAGGCTTTACTTGGGCATTTGATGTTCCCCCCAAAGGACAAAAGCTTCACATCATATGCAAGAGCAAGAGCACATTTGGAAAGGTAACCTTGTAACAATAAGCCACATCGTTCAAATTGCAGAGTTGGTATTCGATAGAGATCTTCAATATGTATTGTCTTGTTTGGTATGTGTTTAACACAACACATTCCTTGTCTGCAGACGACTTTAGGCCGTGTTACTATCCAAATCGACAAAGTCGTGACAGAAGGAGAGTACAGTGGATCTCTAAGCCTGAATCATGAAAACAGCAAAGATGCCTCTTCCAGATCACTCGACGTTGAGATTGCATGGTCCAATAGGACAACGGATGAGACCCATTGAGAAACCAAACTACTCAATCTTCACAAGGACAATGCACTTGGTCAACGGAAGACTTAATCTGTCTAATGCTCTTGATGGCTGCATTTTGGTAGTTAAAGGAGAGCAAAGTCTGCAGCAGATGTATAGCAATACATGTATATGGGTAATGAGTACGATGTGTGAAAAAGGAACGTAGAATCAAAGAGTTCCTACCTAAGCAAGAAAGAAAATCTTTTTGTATAggttgtttctcttcttttttggtccGCGATGTTATGTGTTGACAGTTTGTTCATAAAACCTTTTTCGCTCGGGGATCAACTAAGCAGCACGAAGTGCTCTGATTCCTGTAGCGATGTTTAAGTTATTTAATCATCATTTTGTCTGGGTTATTTTTTTACACGAGCAAACGAGAAACCAATATCGGACAGGCAATATGAAGAAGAGCATTGAAACATATTTGATCTAGGAATTGAAAATTGCAAAGAGCCGTTTGAGCAATCTGCCAATGATATGATATGAGATCACAAGGTGGGTCTAACACTCTTGAAAGGCAAGCTTTTGGTCACAAACGGCCATAAAATGTCCAAAAGACTATCAGGAAAACAACACTGAGATGAACTATTCTAGCAGTTACATAACACAGTGCATATAAGCTACTGCAGGTtccaaaaagggaaaaaaaaaacatggtttaGTTTGCTGCACCAACCAAAACAGACCGGGCATGTGAGAAAGTAGAAATGATAGCTCCAAGCTGCAGTTTGTCATTGCACCCAAAACTCAACCTGTACctataaacaataaaatgactagcaattaaaaaaaaagaaaaatgtgggGGAACACAAGCTTAAATACTCTCTACTCCAGGCAGTCAGAATTAAACAATCAGCCAAATTTAAATTGGCAAAAGATACTTACTCAATGTCTGCCAGATCGTTTATCAATTGAACTCTGACATCTGAAGGCATCTGGATCTTAAAAACAAACCTGATGGAGAAACAAAAGTTAGTCTACAGATGCATGGCACGGATAACACATCAGTTTGAAGCAGCAACCAAGTATGTCACTCACATGGTAACCTCTCTGACGATATCAACAATGGCAAGTCCTTTTCTCGTCTTCATTTCTGATATGTCTGCAGAATGAAATAGCAATCACGAGTCAGGACCATGGAATCATTAACTTAGTACAAATCAGTTATGGTTCAATACTTTTGTAGCTCTCAGCAAATGATTTATTTAGAAGCCAGCCAGCTATCTGCTCAATGTCCTTGGGCAATGGGTTTCCGGTGCAGAGGTAAACTTCTTCCGCAGTAATTTGCTCTGACTTCGTATCAGTTGACTGCTCACACCAATAAACCCGTCAGAAAATTTTACAGATCCATTCATAGTGATCTAAATGTATTATCTCTGTGGATAAGGAGACAAAACCAAAAGGAAATATTCCAGAACCTGCAAAGTGTTCAGagcttttctcttttcctctgtAGTTTGCTTTGACGCCATATGAGTTGACTGCCCACACCAATAAACCCGTTATAAGTGTTTACAGACCCATTGATAGTGATCAAAAAGTATTATCTTCTGTAGATTTACAATTGTTGATAAGGAGACAGAACCAAATGGAAATATTCCAGAACCTGCAAAATATTCAGTGCTTTTCTCATGTCCCCATTGCTCAGCCGTACAAGAGCTGCCAAACCATCCTCACTTACATTAAGCCTAGTCCAATTATaaaaaggaaacacaaaaaAGGGGTTAAAAAATACACATAATCATGAGGGAGAATGAAGAAAACACAATAAGACAAGACTGAAATAGCTTAATTCTCACCCTTCAGCGTCTACTACATGTTTAAGACGTTGACTCACATGAACAGGATCGAGAGGGGCAAATCTAAATCGAGTACATCTCGACTGCAAAGCTGGAATGATCTTATTGACATGGTTCCCAATGAGCGCAAACCTAGTACTCTTGGTGTATTTCTCAATTACTtgcaaaatttaagaaaataagcaTGCCAAAGATGTTAGTACTGTGCTTAAGCAAAACAAACGAGAGAGATAGGACCAATATAAGGTTATACCTCTACGCAGGGCAAACTGAGCATCTTTTGTCATGGCATCTGCTTCATCTAGTAGAACCAGCTTCACAGAAGATTTTCCTCTACAATCatgaaattcaattttttatattcacAACAAATTTGTTACACACAAAGATAAGTTATTATACTTCTTAGCAAGATGCTAAAATTA from Camelina sativa cultivar DH55 chromosome 9, Cs, whole genome shotgun sequence encodes:
- the LOC104713414 gene encoding replication factor C subunit 5-like; translation: MTEITSVMDIDVDENQPRKPVNKGKDVAGFGGGPPQGKATPWVEKYRPQSLDDVAAHRDIIDTIDRLTNENKLPHLLLYGPPGTGKTSTILAVARKLYGPKYRSMILELNASDDRGIDVVRQQIQDFASTQSFSLGKSSVKLVLLDEADAMTKDAQFALRRVIEKYTKSTRFALIGNHVNKIIPALQSRCTRFRFAPLDPVHVSQRLKHVVDAEGLNVSEDGLAALVRLSNGDMRKALNILQSTHMASKQTTEEKRKALNTLQSTDTKSEQITAEEVYLCTGNPLPKDIEQIAGWLLNKSFAESYKNISEMKTRKGLAIVDIVREVTMFVFKIQMPSDVRVQLINDLADIEYRLSFGCNDKLQLGAIISTFSHARSVLVGAAN